GCTTTAGTGTCTCTAAAGTTTACAAAATTCATAGACTTACAGAAGTACGATGCGCAGCATATCTATGACGAGATGGTTTCACGCCGCTGGTAGATATAGATGAATTGATGATGATGACGTAGATGAGATGATGATGAGGGTTGACCTTTTTTCGTGCTGGCCGTCCACGGAGTCTCGTTGTTGCTGTCCTTTTCCTTCGTTAGCTGCTGTGCTCGTCCAGGAGCGTCCTGATGCCTTTTTCCTCGGGGTAGGTTGTAAACTACACGTCGTGGTTTTATCGGCTAACAGACAGGATCTCAGCAGGTTGATCGAAATGTGCTCCCGTTAATTTCGTCAGGATAGCACCAAGTTATGATTGACCTCGGTTCTTCTACTTGATAGTCTTGCTTGGCTACGAAGTTTTCTCGAATTCCGGGTCTCTAACTTTCTTTcacttaatattaattaacagcaATCAGCTcaattatagtaaaaatttccGCACTTTTACACACAAAcaatcccaccgctgccaccaattgttacgagcgtatagctacgtaatagattatttagaataagtcgGGACACGTTTGTGGAAAAAGTCTTTATTTGATGTTGCTGGTTTGAGCTTTGATCGAGAACTGAACTGGCGAGAATGATCTTCGTTTAAGGTGCTGTAGGAAAATCGTAGCGGCGGAATGTTTATTGGAAGGAAGCGGTTTTgtcaaaaggaaaatatgcgtTAGGCATAGGGACAgcgtttatgtttattgcagtCATCGAAGGGTCATGTGTTTAGGATCAAGaaggagtaaagataaaaaaggttcaaaggttcgaataaaaaagagtaatataaGAAACTATAAGTTGCGGCACGTAACAGTACGAGCACGGCGGTGCCGGTCCCGGTAACGACAATGACGTCGACGACGGCGGGTACGAGCATGGCGGTGCCGGTCCCGGTGACGACAATGACGTCGACGACGGCGAATACAAGCACGGTGGTGCCGGTCCCGGTGACGACAATGACGTCGACGACGGCGGGTACGAGCACGGCGGCAACGATGCTTACGGCGATGCCGGTGACAACGGACACACTACTTTCTTTAAATGTTAGtaacatttgtttatttataatttaatttaataatttttcttgataaatttattcataatttgatttaaagtttgactttaaaaagaaatagttaaataaattattaatgtaaatattaatgatttaattaatgattaaaagaatttatgtactttttgaatacgcaaaatattttgtattcatttttttcttaaaattataattttaaaattaaaatattttaaatgcttaatcttttaaagatttatagttataaaaacatttttatgcagattctatatgtacattatatttttggtACAACAATTAAAAAGGATAATAACAGAAGCAGTTCGTCGAGGAAGAGGAGGTAGGGGAAGAGGCAGGGGCAGAGAAAGAGGCCGGGGCAGAGGAAGAGGCCGGGGCAGAGGAAGAGGCCGAGGCAGAGGAGGCAGAGGTGGACGAAATGGCGTCactaatgtatataattattacaactgacattaatataaaaactattctacttattatacttatatattatacttatacttattaatatatattatacttattaatagatataatatatattatatttatacaggCATACataacatacacacacacatacacacacaaagttacaaataagatatttttctgtaaacattaaacatttttataataaataaatgtaaacttttttatgagaataaaaaattactattatataataattttatttataaaaaaattgttctacCCTTTTTCTCATCTTCTTTCcgctttttcaatttttcccttccctctctctctctctctctttattttttaaaattatatttttttttattattaaaatggacGAAATTAGTAgctaaaagaaataaataagatagagaataaataaaacaattttaacgtaaaatttgtttcttattgaatatttctatttcttttgtttctaaTATCTCTTGTCCAATGTGCAGCAGCTCTTATGTTAACGTGAATAAAATCGAATAGTGCATCATATTAATACCTTTGGGTTCTATTCCATCTTTTTTGCAACATGCCTtcaattcttatataaaaaaaatttaagtactttacattatatatatatatatatatatatatatatatatatacaaggtgAATAAAAAAGTACTGGAACTCCAgaatatctctaaaaatatgagtttcataaaaaaatgtttcagataaaagtTGTTGGATTTAAAAAGATCTATTTACTGATCTTATCAATTTGACCTTAGGTGGAGACGCGTCGGAGATTGAAAGgtcatcttcatttttttaaacggaactatcctaatttttttatagaaattgattcctcgcaatattcggcgtaaaaagttataaatataggatggccaaaaattgaacagtttacgagatattttatattttaattagacataattttactcaaattatgaaatatctcgtcaaatattaatttttcaatcctacctcaacacttttatgcacaaaataatgagaagaaTCGATTGGTGTACAAAAATACATAgttgtttttaagaaaaaaatatattatttcagctacatattttttctgaaagacaattatgtgtttttttttacaccaatcgattcctctcattattttgtgcataaaagtgttaaggtaagattgaaaaatgaatatttgacgagatatttcataatttgtgtaaaattatgtctaattaaagtacaaaatatctcgtaaactgttcaatttttggccatcttatttttatagcattttaCGCCGAATATTGCAAGGAAtcgattgatataaaaaaattaggatagttccgtttaaaaaaatgaagatgacCTTTCAATCTCCGACGCGTCTCCACCTAAGGTCAAATTGATAAGATCAGTAAATAGATCTTTTTAAATCCAACAacttttatctgaaacatttttttatgaaactcatatttttagagatattcTGGAGTTCCAGTACTTTTTTATTcaccttgtatatatatatatatatatatatatatataatgtaaagtacttaaattttttttatataagaattgaAGGCATGTTGCAAAAAAGATGGAATAGAACCCAAAGGTATTAATATGATGCACTATTCGATTTTATTCACGTTAACATAAGAGCTGCTGCACATTGGACAAgagatattagaaaaaaaagaaatagaaatattcaataagaaacaaattttacgttaaaattgttttatttattctctatcttatttatttcttttagcTACTAATTTCgtccattttaataataaaaaaaaatataattttaaaaaataaagagagagagagagagagggaagggaaaaattgaaaaagcgGAAAGAAGATGAGAAAAAGGgtagaacaatttttttataaataaaattattatataatagtaattttttattctcataaaaaagtttacatttatttattataaaaatgtttaatgtttacagaaaaatatcttatttgtaactttgtgtgtgtatgtgtgtgtgtatgttatGTATGcctgtataaatataatatatattatatctattaataagtataatatatattaataagtataagtataatatataagtataataagtagaatagtttttatattaatgtcagttgtaataattatatacattagtGACGCCATTTCGTCCACCTCTGCCTCCTCTGCCTCGGCCTCTTCCTCTGCCCCGGCCTCTTCCTCTGCCCCGGCCTCTTTCTCTGCCCCTGCCTCTTCCCCTACCTCCTCTTCCTCGACGAACTGCTTCTGTTATTATCCTTTTTAATTGTTGTaccaaaaatataatgtacatatagaatctgcataaaaatgtttttataactataaatctttaaaagattaagcatttaaaatattttaattttaaaattataattttaagaaaaaaatgaatacaaaatattttgcgtattcaaaaagtacataaattcttttaatcattaattaaatcattaatatttacattaataatttatttaactatttctttttaaagtcaaactttaaatcaaattatgaataaatttatcaagaaaaattattaaattaaattataaataaacaaatgttaCTAACATTTAAAGAAAGTAGTGTGTCCGTTGTCACCGGCATCGCCGTAAGCATCGTTGCCGCCGTGCTCGTACCCGCCGTCGTCGACGTCATTGTCGTCACCGGGACCGGCCAACACCACCTATAGACAAGGCCTCTCCACTGAAATCATGACGTCATCACTAGTAGGCCATTTATCTGTCAGTTTTCTAACGTAACCTTGTGTTTCATGCGACATtaacgtgaattttttaatagtgtaGTGTGTTTTGATAAGAGTTTTTTGTTGTGGATAGTTGATGAATGCCTGTATTATTGAGGtaagtcataattttattaatttaccgaATTATGAACGTATTTAGAAAACTGACCATAATAGGTTAGATTTGGATCATACttgtttaacaatataaataattaacatttttgtaattgccgTTACAATTTGGCACACAACATTTGAAAGGCattgttataaaagaaatacataatttcaataataaagaaattatgtatttcttttatagcaATGCCTTTCAAATGTTGTGTGCCAAATTGTAAcggcaattacaaaaatgttaattataaaaattacgcatACACTCTCTAACatctttttaaacaattacacaaaaagacaaaatgatatcataagaagaaaaacaatgcCAGACTGCAAAAGAATGAAACCATTAACTAaagctgttttattattttattcaaagaatttactattattatatttaatatatatatatatatatatatatatatatatatatatataaagtaatttaaattatatatactttattgaataaaataataaaacagcttTAGTTTATGGTTTTATTCTTTTGCAGTCTGgcattgtttttcttcttatgatatcattttgtctttttgtGTAATTCTTTAAAAGGATGTTAGAGAGTGTatgcgtaatttttattattaacatttttgtaattaccGTTACAATTTGGCACACAACATTTGAAAGGCATtgctataaaagaaatacataatttcaataataaagaagtatGATCCAAATCTAACCTATTATGGTCAGTTTTCTAAATACGTTCATAATtcggtaaattaataaaattatgacttaCCTCAATAATACAGGCATTCATCAACTATCCACAACAAAAAACTCTTATCAAAACACACtacactattaaaaaattcacgttaATGTCGCATGAAACACAAGGTTACGTTAGAAAACTGACAGATAAATGGCCTACTAGTGATGACGTCATGATTTCAGTGGAGAGGCCTTGTCTATAGGTGGTGTTGGACCGGCACCACCGTGCTTGTATTCGCCGTCGTCGACGTCATTGTCGTCACCGGGACCGGCACCGCCATGCTCGTACCCGCCGTCGTCGACGTCATTGTCGTCACCGGGACCGGCACCACCGTGCTTGTATTCGCCGTCGTCGACGTCATTGTCGTCACCGGGACCAGCACCGTCGTGCTCGTACCCGTCGTCGTCGACATCATTGTCGTCACTAAGATCTTTTCTTGAAATTAGTCCATCTGATATGGACTAATTGGGCAGCCAAAAAACGAGTGATCTCTAACGGCAGTAGCAGTGTAGCCAGTGTAGCCAGATTTGAAacacaacagcagcagcaggaatGAAGGGATAACCACACACATGTGCAAGCCACATACATGTGAGCTCCGCGCTTCACATGTACGTGGCTTGCGCATGTGTGCGGTTACCCCTTCattcctgctgctgctgtttgcgtctcaaatctggccACATTGCGCAGTAGAGGAGATAAACACACAAGCGAAAACAGCGTAATGTATCACATGTACGCTCCTTTCGCTCGTGTTTATCTCCTCCACTGCAGCCTATGAGCCGCGTTTGTTTCTGATATCCTGCTGCCGTATCGCGGCAAATGTTCTAGCGGACTTCGCAAgatgaaaaagagaagagagcgGATACTACATGTGTTTACATTCACGATACACTGACGCGGTAATTCGATACCGTTGtcgtgtagaaaaaaagtaccgcaagacatttatattatttcatttcaattcgtgtcaaagataaaaaatatgggtGTAGTTTCGAATGTCCCCTACTTCCGATCGACTTGAAATTGTACACATAAAGACTATTTGATGTGAGGAATAAAGTGcgtgttaatatttatcaaaataatgttaaaaaaataataattaaaaaaaaaaattttttttttaaaccgaAGTTGGGACTACGCGCACTTTATTCCTCATATCAAAtagtatttatgtataaaatttcatgtCGATCGGGAGTAGGGGACATTCGGAAGTACATATAtccaaaaatataacagatatatttttcttaaacgttcaaatttttaacattcatTACATGCGATTGTATACATCAGTGCTCGAAATTACTTCAGCTTTTCAGTCGATTCTCACGGCACATgccttctttcttcttcttacCGTGCGCACTGCTCCAATTAATGTTGGGTTCTTTtcccttgatcattaaaagttaaaaaaatttattaaaaatatttttttcatttttaaattttttatgcggaaatatttcaatacattttcatGTCACtcatgaggtactattgctgacgcgttttttttttaagtggatagTAAACTAATCGGATAgcgtcgctcctaacgctcggcggcgctggtcCTAGCGGCtacggcgcgcgcggtaaggagaggaaaggaggcgtgcCGTGAGAATCGGTTGAGAAGCTGAAGTAATTCCGAGCATTGATATACATCGTATTtgtttacacacacacacacacacacaatatgtttattagaaatattattaacatatattccatttacaaattttttataatgtgaaacattttttatcattcattaagaaagattttttaatataatatatttcaattataattaaaatgtaaatattatttatttatatataattgtttacatTGCAATTCTTgacattattcatatatacagacattgtatatattaattgaggGCGCGGATCAAAGAACTCTCCCAACGCTCGAAATCCTGCAAAAGTATTGTCCAAAcgtctcagagcatgaaaattttgaaagtcgcaaaattaaattttttaaatataggtTTGTAAAGAATgacgagacggaacttttttctatttgcagtttttttgttagatgcttatttttattaataaaaataaaaaactgaaaaatttttataaattcaataagattttaagatataaatcgtcgtaatttggccaaattttgttgaaattgtttgaaattagATATACGtatgcagtatagtctagcgatgcctacaaaacaataaagaagctgaaaattgcctattgtttaataataattaattgcaaattgaggccaatcggtaaccacgtttttttaattttgtcgacaaaaagtatcgagggaacttgaaatttgaaacaacttccagtgagacatttgttcctcactattgaaggaagatttctggaaattttcagatcgattcattgaaaatttgcggaaatatgcattttataagaaaacatgcgacgTCGCCAATGATAGCTCCGTGAGCGCTGGGCACCATCAGGCAGCGTACTCGCCGTTCGGCTTTCCAGgattcgattttataatgattttttacaattttaactattgttatttgttaaattactatCGTCCTAGAAACCGCGTCTCTGGAgtatatgtgaaatatttcgaaataataataataaaagtatttaattaaggaaccgtataaataatagtttatcatttcgatatttcgtgGGAAGTGAGCGattgttcaaatgtataaccattaaaaaattattataaaatcgagtcctgGAATACCGAACGGCGAGTACGCTGCCTGATGGTGCCCAGCGCTCACGGAGCTATCATTGGCGGCGtcgcatgtttttttataaaatgcatatttccgcaaattttcaatgaatcgatctgaaaatttccagaaatcttccttcaatagtgaggaacaaatgtctcactggaagttgtttcaaatttcaagttccctcgatactttttgtcggcgaagctaaaaaaacgtggttaccgattggcctcaatttgcaattaattattattaaacaatagacgattttcagcttttttattgttttggaggcatcgctagactatactgcatgcgtataccaaatttcaaacaatttcaacaaaatttggccaaattacgacgatttatatcttaaaatcttattgaatttggggataaaaatttttcagttttttatttttattattaaaaataagcatctaataaaaaaactgcaaatagaaaaaagttccgtctcgtcattctctacaagcctatattaaaaaaaattaattttgcgactttcaaaatttttgtgctCTGTGACGTTTGGACAATTcttttacacgatttcgagCGCAGTGCGAGTTCTTTGATCCGCGCCCTCAATTATTAATAgtcttataaattaatacaatattatgttttggcttcaattatttttagaaataataatgtgcTTTTTTTGAGTTAATaaccaaaatattttttatttattaatattatggaacatatacatatagcaattataaaaatgtgttattgaaaaaattattttatagaaatttgttGGAATGGGTTCTGTAAAAaagttaacaattaaaatgttattaaatatttataattaatgttacgtGTCATAATTCTGTTGcaggaaatattaatttggaaaaatgGTCTGCCAATTCTGTTCGTCGTGCCGGTTTATGTGCAAATCACTTCAATATAGACAGTTTTAAGGGAGAAgacaaaaaaagattaaaacgtGACGCAGTGCCCATTGGATTCAACGACTTACGAAATAAagaatctgaaataataatagaaacagCTGAGAGAATAAACGAAATGGAAAAAAGGGAGGAActtagaaatataaacaataatacaaCAGCAGGGACGTCATTTGATAGAGCTTGCGAGaatgatgaaataaatgaacAATTATTTGAACAGCCTCCATCACGAACTTATTTTCCACCACGGTTGAATTTTGATACTTCATCAGAAGAAGATCTAATGGAATGGATACATTTAGAGCCTACAACGTGCGAAAATGTTCCTACGCATGATCAGAtaagtacaataaataaagaaaaaaatgaaaaagataagactcattcagaaatattaattaattctttaaagcgTGAAAATACTCGTTTGCGtcgtattataaaatgtttaaaattccGTTTAAAGACTCGGCAAATACCTAAAAaacgaacaaataaaaaaagtaaaaaaatttttctagaaaatttaatcGAGGAGCAAGAATTGCATCCTCTTGCAAAAGcaatgataaatttacaaCTACATACGCCACATGCGCCATATAcagaacaagaaaaaattctttcaaaacagcttttttattattcagctGCTGCACTGCGTCGCTTACGAAAGGCAGGTTGCAATTTTCCTGCAGAAAGAACTATTAGAAGATGGCACgaagaatataatatgatgCCAGGATTttgcgattttatatttaaaaaattacaagaaaaaatctCAAAGATATCCGAGGAACAAAGAGTATGCGCTTTGAAATGGGacgaaatgtatattaaatcgTATGAAGAATATTCACTCAGACTTGATCAAATAGAAGGGCTTGTTGATCTTGGCCCTTTAGGAAGAACACATGAGAGAGCAAAAtgcgtatttgtattttgtctGGACAGCATAAATGCGAGTCATCCCTGGCGTCAACCACTAGCATATTTCCTTCCAGGTAAATGTATGAAAGCGgaagaaattgttattttagtAAAAGAATGCTTAGATAAGTTGAGCAAGACAGGTGCTGATGTGCGACTCGTAACATGTGATCAAGGCACATGTAATCAGAGCGCTTATAGTCAACTTGGCGTGAATTCGGATAAACCATTCTTCatacataatgaaaaaaaatactatgcATCATATGATTTTCCGCATTTAGTAAAAAGATTGGCGAGTTTACTAAGAcaacacaaatatttgtattgtgaTGGAAAAGTAATCGCATCATATGCTGATTTTGAATTAACTTGGTCCATTGATGATACCGCAAAAGGAGGCTCAAATTTGTTATCTCACATAACAGAAGCCCATCTTTATCCAAATACTTTTGAAGCAATGAATGTGAAAAGAGCTTTTCAATTATTCAGTCATAAATTTGCAGCCGCAATGAGAACAGCAGGCTACGGAAAACAATTACAGACAAGTTCATGGGAAGCGACGGCTGACTTTACAGAgcgtatgaataaaataattgacgCCTGTAATTCTTATAgccttaatattaaatttggtGGCAAACGATTATTATCGTATAAAAATCCTGATATTGAGGATTTATTAACAGATTTTGTTGGATGGTGTTCAAGATGGTCCACATCATCAGAAAGAATATCGAAAATTCCTTGTTTGAAAGGCTTTAGCTTAACAGTACAAGCTATtctaaaaacatataaagatCTGGAAAAGCAATATGAAACATTCGAACTTGCTACTGGATTATGCAATCAAGACTCCGTCGAACATTTATTCTCCAAATTAAGACAGCGCGGAGGATTTAACCCTAATCTACAGCAAGAATGGTTCGTCTTTCTCTTAGACATATACTCTGTACAGGATATATTCAAACAAGTGAAAAAGGCAATGTTCTGTGCCCAGAAACGGAATCTCTTATTAATCCACCGAGTAAATTCATAAAGACAATGGAAAATTTCATGAGTGAAAGTCATACTGTTATACAACATGATATTGATCCTGAAGATGAACTGCTTATGGAAGATACAAAAATTCTCGAAGAATATGATAATATCGAAGATCAGGAAAATATAAATCCGCTTAACTTTTATGATCAAAATGCTATTGCATTTTTCGCTGGATATGTAGCTCGACGAAGCATTGCGAAAACAAATTGCGATAATTGTCGCAATATTATGATGAAAACGCCAATGGATTACGCAACGGaaaatgaaaagtatataGAATTTAGAGAATATCCAAACATAGACGAAGACGCTCCTactgtaacaaaattaatacgaCCAACAGCTGTTTTTACCAAAGTGGTTGAAACACAATTAATAGCATTTAATCAGAAGTGGCAAAATTATTGGGCTTCCTCAcaaattttgaacaaaataacCAATGAATGCGTAGatttaacgaataaaatacattgtgGATGGTTCGATAAAAACGATGCGTGCTACAATCATCGACTTCAAGCGCTGAAATATATGATTAGCGTTAAACTATATTCTCGTACGAGATATAATAATCGTGCTAATAAAAAAGGCAGCGCATCTTGCAGAAAAgtcaaaaactttttaaataaataaattttagttgcgattataaaaaaaagttagaaGAATAAACCGCGTCTTGGGCACcatcttatataataaagaaaaataaataaatgatgcgaagaagaaagaaaaaagaagagagagagaaagaaataaaatagaaaaatgaaatgactCAGCAATGCAAAAACTAAGAAGACAATAAAGGTGGAATAAAAGCAATAACAGGTATTTATAAACGGAAAAAGGTATGTATGAAAAAGTCAAATAATGTAGAAcgtatctttatataaaaaaaaataacgaaactttcaaatacaatatattgaaGCAAACATttcttgtaaattattattattatttatatcttataaatcattattgcAGGAATACTTATTGCAGCATCATAATATGAtttgtataaacatattttatgacTGAATATATCTCATATGTTCAGtcata
This window of the Linepithema humile isolate Giens D197 chromosome 1, Lhum_UNIL_v1.0, whole genome shotgun sequence genome carries:
- the LOC137000369 gene encoding uncharacterized protein: MVRLSLRHILCTGYIQTSEKGNVLCPETESLINPPSKFIKTMENFMSESHTVIQHDIDPEDELLMEDTKILEEYDNIEDQENINPLNFYDQNAIAFFAGYVARRSIAKTNCDNCRNIMMKTPMDYATENEKYIEFREYPNIDEDAPTVTKLIRPTAVFTKVVETQLIAFNQKWQNYWASSQILNKITNECVDLTNKIHCGWFDKNDACYNHRLQALKYMISVKLYSRTRYNNRANKKGSASCRKVKNFLNK